From the Aerosakkonema funiforme FACHB-1375 genome, one window contains:
- the gmk gene encoding guanylate kinase codes for MQTGRLIVFTGPSGVGKGTLLRSLLKHHPELELSVSVTTRLPRPGEIDGQHYYFVSIEEFEEMVKHGELLEWAQFAGNYYGTPRRPVEKLISQGKCVILEIELEGARQIRQTFPTALRLFILPPSLCELEHRIRGRGQDSEDSITRRLRRAKEEIEAANEFDIQIVNDDLETALKNLEAALFARC; via the coding sequence ATGCAGACAGGCAGACTGATCGTTTTTACGGGGCCAAGTGGAGTCGGCAAGGGTACATTGCTGCGATCGCTCCTCAAACACCATCCCGAACTCGAACTTTCCGTATCCGTAACTACCCGTCTTCCCCGTCCAGGGGAAATAGACGGACAGCATTATTACTTCGTCAGTATCGAAGAGTTCGAGGAAATGGTGAAGCATGGCGAGCTGCTGGAATGGGCTCAATTTGCCGGCAACTACTACGGTACGCCCCGCCGACCCGTAGAAAAGCTTATCTCTCAAGGCAAGTGCGTGATATTAGAAATTGAGTTAGAAGGAGCAAGACAAATTCGACAGACGTTTCCTACCGCCTTGCGTCTATTTATCTTGCCACCTTCCCTATGCGAACTAGAGCATCGCATTCGCGGTCGAGGTCAAGATTCCGAAGATTCCATTACTCGTCGCCTCCGCCGCGCTAAAGAGGAAATTGAAGCTGCTAATGAATTCGATATCCAAATTGTCAATGACGATTTGGAAACAGCTCTCAAAAACCTCGAAG
- the remA gene encoding extracellular matrix/biofilm regulator RemA: MDIQLINIGFGNIVSASRVVAIVSPESAPIKRIITDARDRGQLVDATYGRRTRAVIITDSSHVILSAIQPETVANRFVISKDGAASEH, translated from the coding sequence ATGGATATTCAGCTAATCAACATTGGTTTTGGCAATATCGTTTCTGCAAGCCGGGTCGTTGCCATTGTCAGCCCGGAGTCTGCCCCTATTAAGCGTATCATCACTGACGCGAGGGATAGGGGCCAGCTAGTTGACGCAACTTACGGGCGTCGCACTAGGGCTGTCATCATTACTGATTCTAGCCACGTTATTCTCTCAGCGATTCAGCCGGAAACGGTCGCCAATCGCTTCGTGATCAGTAAAGATGGTGCTGCTAGCGAACATTAA